A genomic segment from Parolsenella catena encodes:
- a CDS encoding M20 family metallopeptidase, producing the protein MGTQDRVQATGDEAWELARELVRIDSSDPGAYEGQIERFIKGWLEERIARLPAALKGRVSIEELEALPGRTELMATIPGTGDEPRLVYICHMDTVTLGDGWDADIDPLGGLIRDDRLYGRGACDMKSGLASALVAFATQLEHTAQAGELPHRGFSIICSVDEEDFMRGVERAIETGWVGSREWVLDTEPTDGQLQIAHKGRTWFEVTMAGVTAHASQPWKGADAIAAMAECVSRIRTAILAQPAHDELGPSTVTFGQVEGGYRPYVVPDSCKVWIDMRLVPPCTTEVATRIVERAIGQAEEQVPGCHGSYVITGDRPAIERDPASPLAAAVLDATREVCGEPAEVGIFTGYTDTAVIAGRCGNHNCMSYGPGSLALAHKPNEFVPHTDVRRAQAVLTRLAETLCR; encoded by the coding sequence ATGGGCACGCAGGACAGGGTACAGGCCACGGGCGACGAGGCGTGGGAGCTCGCGCGAGAGCTCGTTCGAATCGACTCGTCTGACCCCGGCGCCTACGAGGGGCAGATCGAGCGATTCATCAAGGGCTGGCTCGAGGAGCGCATCGCACGGCTGCCGGCCGCCCTCAAGGGCCGCGTGAGCATCGAGGAGCTCGAGGCCCTTCCCGGCCGCACCGAGCTCATGGCCACCATCCCCGGCACCGGCGACGAGCCGCGCCTGGTCTACATCTGCCACATGGACACCGTGACGCTCGGCGACGGCTGGGACGCCGACATCGACCCTCTCGGCGGCCTCATCCGCGACGACCGCCTCTACGGCCGCGGCGCCTGCGACATGAAGAGCGGCCTGGCAAGCGCCCTCGTGGCCTTCGCCACGCAGCTTGAGCACACGGCCCAGGCCGGCGAGCTGCCCCACCGCGGCTTCTCGATCATCTGCAGCGTGGACGAGGAGGACTTCATGCGCGGCGTGGAGCGCGCCATCGAGACCGGTTGGGTGGGCAGCCGCGAGTGGGTGCTCGACACCGAGCCCACGGACGGCCAGCTGCAGATCGCGCACAAGGGACGCACGTGGTTCGAGGTCACGATGGCAGGCGTCACGGCCCACGCAAGCCAGCCGTGGAAGGGCGCAGACGCCATCGCCGCGATGGCCGAGTGCGTGAGCCGCATCCGCACGGCCATTCTCGCCCAGCCCGCCCACGACGAGCTTGGCCCCTCAACGGTGACGTTTGGCCAGGTGGAGGGAGGGTACCGCCCCTACGTGGTGCCAGACTCGTGCAAGGTGTGGATCGACATGCGCCTCGTGCCGCCATGCACGACCGAGGTTGCCACGCGCATCGTGGAGCGCGCCATCGGGCAGGCCGAGGAGCAGGTGCCGGGCTGCCACGGCTCCTACGTGATCACCGGCGACCGCCCCGCCATCGAGCGCGACCCGGCCTCGCCGCTTGCCGCCGCCGTGCTCGACGCCACGCGCGAGGTCTGCGGCGAGCCCGCCGAGGTTGGCATCTTCACCGGCTACACGGACACGGCCGTCATCGCCGGGCGCTGCGGCAACCACAACTGCATGAGCTACGGGCCGGGG
- a CDS encoding glycosyltransferase family 4 protein — translation MRILNISAQKPDGTGSGTFLSQTVAAQVRAGHEAAVICGVDAGDETSALPAAARVYDVRFNTEALPFHVCGMSDEMPYAATRYRDLTPPMEAAFERAFAASLARALDEFSPDVVVCHHLYLLASIVRERVGGIPVVAVCHATDLRQMAMHGLERQRIVAAMRRMDAIFALHHAQVDQIVAAYGVDPARVHVTGTGYDQRVFNQAGTAPRRVAGQICFVGKVSFKKGVESLLAALDLIVPESVPCPLSLTLVGGHDPASEDYKRIAARVPECRWPVRLAGRVSTAELVRAYRTSDVFCLPSFYEGLPLVGIEALACGAKPVMTSLPGVREGMESLLPRNPMRWVEPPAMLAVDTPDPASLPAFERRLADAIVDAVVSPREEFDTTHASWDMVVDRILSHVGELR, via the coding sequence TTGCGAATCCTCAACATCAGCGCCCAGAAGCCAGATGGCACGGGCAGCGGCACGTTCCTGTCCCAGACGGTTGCCGCTCAGGTGCGCGCCGGTCACGAGGCGGCCGTCATCTGCGGCGTCGATGCCGGGGACGAGACGTCCGCGCTTCCCGCGGCCGCGCGCGTCTACGACGTGCGCTTCAACACGGAGGCGCTGCCGTTCCACGTCTGCGGCATGTCAGACGAGATGCCCTATGCCGCCACGCGCTATCGCGACCTCACGCCCCCGATGGAGGCCGCCTTCGAGCGCGCGTTTGCCGCCAGTCTTGCCCGGGCGCTCGACGAGTTCTCGCCCGACGTCGTGGTCTGCCACCACCTCTACCTGCTCGCGAGTATCGTGCGCGAACGCGTGGGGGGAATCCCCGTCGTGGCCGTCTGCCACGCCACGGACCTGCGGCAGATGGCCATGCACGGCCTGGAGCGGCAGCGCATCGTTGCCGCCATGCGCCGCATGGACGCGATCTTTGCCCTGCACCACGCCCAGGTGGACCAGATCGTGGCCGCCTACGGCGTGGACCCGGCGCGCGTTCACGTCACCGGGACGGGCTATGACCAGCGCGTCTTCAACCAGGCGGGCACTGCTCCGCGGCGCGTGGCCGGCCAGATCTGCTTCGTGGGCAAGGTGAGCTTCAAGAAGGGCGTCGAGTCGCTGCTCGCGGCCCTTGACCTCATCGTGCCCGAGAGCGTCCCCTGTCCGCTGTCGCTCACGCTCGTGGGCGGCCACGACCCGGCCTCCGAGGACTACAAGAGGATCGCGGCCCGCGTGCCGGAGTGCCGCTGGCCCGTGCGGCTGGCCGGCCGCGTCTCCACTGCCGAGCTCGTGCGCGCGTATCGCACGAGCGACGTCTTCTGCCTGCCAAGCTTCTACGAGGGGCTGCCGCTCGTGGGCATCGAGGCGCTGGCCTGCGGCGCCAAGCCCGTCATGACGTCGCTTCCCGGCGTGCGCGAGGGCATGGAGTCGCTGCTGCCGAGAAACCCCATGCGCTGGGTGGAGCCGCCGGCCATGCTCGCCGTGGACACGCCCGACCCCGCGTCGCTGCCCGCGTTCGAGCGCCGCCTCGCCGACGCCATCGTGGATGCCGTGGTGTCCCCTCGCGAGGAGTTCGACACCACGCACGCCTCGTGGGACATGGTTGTGGACCGCATACTCTCGCACGTGGGGGAGTTGCGATGA
- a CDS encoding ABC transporter permease produces MSAGTTASAGGASGLASRARRARLLDAVLLAVLVGFCALFVVWPIACFVWQGLVPAADGSTFASVLADNAGLLANSALVGVLASVLSCVVALAVALVITFGPRLWSRVVTGLVAVSMISPPFVASLAYVELFGRRGLITHGILGLSVSPYGWQGVVLMQALFFAAINVILFTSVLGRVDRASIQAALDLGAPMRRVFSDIIVPLVRPATYVCLLLTFVRSVSDYATPVVIGGKFDTVATQIYVRVVGYSDLRGAAMLNVLLFAVSVAAFLAYRRLDAGVSAASGSLGVSARPAPDEAGFRLTGPVGVAAHAICALFSAFLAVLYLTIAHAAFTRGMGWSAPFTLENLEHLMTFDLGSLRRSIVFSLATALVSTALGLLAAYYAHRRRVRASVALDFVTTVAYTLPGICLGLGYILAFNRPPVELVGTSAILIAVLAAKELAISTRAFSSALAQVPAELDMAAADLGTPAVGILGRVLAPNLLEAAGVSLVNGFSSAMVSYSAVLFLVTPANKTAVFELFDALSGGKYGDAAMVSLAIIVVTTLVNVIFYKFLLKGRK; encoded by the coding sequence ATGAGCGCCGGCACGACCGCTTCCGCCGGTGGAGCCAGTGGGCTTGCCTCCCGCGCACGCCGCGCGCGCCTGCTCGATGCCGTCCTGCTCGCCGTGCTCGTGGGCTTCTGCGCGCTGTTCGTGGTGTGGCCCATTGCCTGCTTCGTGTGGCAGGGGCTCGTGCCCGCCGCGGACGGCTCGACGTTTGCCTCCGTGCTTGCCGACAACGCGGGGCTGCTCGCGAACAGCGCGCTCGTGGGCGTGCTCGCGAGCGTGCTGTCGTGCGTCGTGGCGCTTGCCGTGGCGCTCGTCATCACGTTTGGGCCGCGCCTGTGGTCCCGCGTGGTCACGGGCCTCGTGGCCGTGAGCATGATCAGCCCGCCGTTCGTGGCCTCGCTCGCCTACGTGGAACTCTTTGGCCGCCGCGGCCTCATCACGCACGGCATCCTCGGCCTGTCCGTGAGCCCGTACGGCTGGCAGGGCGTCGTGCTCATGCAGGCGCTGTTCTTCGCCGCCATCAACGTCATCCTGTTCACGAGCGTGCTCGGGCGCGTGGACAGGGCCTCCATCCAGGCGGCCCTTGACCTGGGCGCTCCCATGCGCCGCGTGTTCTCCGACATCATCGTGCCGCTCGTGCGGCCCGCCACCTACGTGTGCCTTCTGCTCACGTTCGTGCGCTCCGTCTCAGACTACGCCACGCCCGTGGTCATCGGCGGCAAGTTCGACACCGTGGCGACGCAGATCTACGTGCGCGTCGTGGGCTACTCGGACCTGCGGGGCGCGGCGATGCTCAATGTCTTGCTGTTCGCCGTGTCGGTCGCTGCGTTTCTGGCGTACCGCAGGCTCGACGCCGGCGTCTCGGCGGCCTCCGGGTCGCTGGGCGTCTCGGCACGCCCGGCGCCGGACGAGGCGGGGTTCAGGCTCACCGGGCCCGTGGGCGTGGCGGCCCACGCCATCTGCGCGCTGTTCTCGGCGTTTCTGGCCGTGCTCTACCTCACGATCGCGCATGCCGCGTTCACGAGGGGCATGGGCTGGTCTGCCCCGTTCACGCTCGAGAACCTCGAGCACCTCATGACGTTTGACCTGGGGTCGCTGCGCCGCAGCATCGTCTTCTCGCTGGCCACGGCGCTCGTCTCGACTGCGCTGGGGCTGCTCGCCGCCTACTACGCGCACCGTCGCCGCGTGCGCGCCTCCGTTGCGCTGGACTTCGTGACCACGGTGGCCTACACGCTGCCGGGCATCTGCCTGGGCCTTGGCTACATCCTTGCGTTCAACCGCCCGCCCGTGGAGCTCGTGGGGACGTCCGCCATCCTCATCGCCGTGCTTGCTGCAAAGGAGCTCGCCATCTCCACGAGGGCGTTCTCCTCGGCGCTTGCCCAGGTGCCCGCGGAGCTCGACATGGCCGCGGCGGACCTGGGCACGCCGGCCGTTGGCATTCTGGGCCGCGTGCTCGCCCCCAACCTGCTCGAGGCCGCAGGCGTGAGCCTCGTCAACGGCTTCTCGAGCGCCATGGTGAGCTACTCGGCCGTTCTGTTCCTCGTGACGCCCGCCAACAAGACGGCCGTCTTCGAGCTGTTCGACGCGCTCTCGGGCGGGAAGTACGGCGATGCGGCCATGGTGTCGCTTGCGATCATCGTCGTGACGACGCTTGTGAACGTCATCTTCTACAAGTTCCTGCTCAAGGGGAGGAAGTAG
- a CDS encoding ABC transporter ATP-binding protein — translation MFLELSGLKKSFSGHEVIHDVSLSVQRGEIVCLLGASGCGKTTTLRLVGGFLVPDAGSVTLDGTDVTRMPPEVRPTSTVFQSYALFPHLTVAGNVAYGLRQAGVGRAEAEERARQMLDAVGLEDQADAGVADISGGQRQRVALARSLVLGPKVLLLDEPFSNLDANLRLRMRREVRDIQRRFGVTMLFVTHDREEAMAFGDRIAVMHEGRLVQVGTPREVYRHPADLYCARFLGHVNELDLPGGHALFRAEDVVVGREGGLAATVEESVFLGGTCELRLLVDAPGSPEILARVPGDQQYARGARVPLDIARTFQIKGKESTND, via the coding sequence GTGTTTCTCGAGCTCAGCGGCTTGAAAAAGTCATTCTCGGGGCATGAGGTCATCCACGACGTGTCGCTGTCGGTGCAGCGCGGCGAGATCGTGTGCCTGCTGGGCGCCTCCGGCTGCGGCAAGACCACGACGCTTCGCCTCGTGGGAGGCTTCCTTGTGCCAGACGCCGGGTCGGTGACGCTCGACGGCACGGACGTGACGCGCATGCCGCCCGAGGTGAGGCCCACCTCAACGGTGTTCCAGTCCTACGCGCTGTTCCCGCACCTCACGGTTGCGGGCAACGTGGCCTACGGCCTGCGCCAGGCCGGCGTCGGCCGTGCCGAGGCCGAGGAGCGCGCCCGCCAGATGCTTGACGCCGTGGGCCTGGAGGACCAGGCGGACGCGGGCGTGGCAGACATCTCGGGCGGGCAGCGCCAGCGCGTGGCCCTCGCGCGCTCGCTCGTGCTGGGCCCCAAGGTCCTTCTGCTTGACGAGCCGTTCAGCAACCTCGACGCCAACCTGCGCCTGCGCATGCGTCGCGAGGTGCGCGACATCCAGCGCCGCTTTGGCGTCACGATGCTGTTCGTGACGCATGACCGCGAGGAGGCCATGGCGTTTGGCGACCGCATCGCCGTCATGCACGAGGGGAGGCTCGTCCAGGTGGGGACGCCGCGCGAGGTCTACCGCCACCCGGCAGACCTGTACTGCGCGCGCTTCCTCGGCCATGTCAACGAGCTTGACCTGCCCGGCGGTCATGCGCTGTTCCGTGCCGAGGACGTCGTGGTGGGGCGCGAGGGCGGCCTTGCGGCAACCGTGGAGGAGTCGGTGTTCCTCGGCGGCACCTGCGAGCTGCGCCTGCTCGTGGACGCCCCCGGCTCGCCGGAGATTCTCGCCCGCGTGCCGGGTGACCAACAGTATGCGAGGGGCGCGCGTGTGCCCCTTGACATAGCACGTACGTTCCAGATCAAAGGGAAGGAAAGCACGAATGACTAG
- a CDS encoding ABC transporter substrate-binding protein: protein MTRQISRRDFLRLMAAAAGTGALGLTACGGSGTQAATTAAATGAALTSTSGKTLKALCTNESYKTLFDKFTAEVGAPVEFVSMSSGEVLSKLKAEGGKPAADLWFGGGIDSFMSAADSGLLEKVDFDRASSFADGFKSPDNYWFSKGATVVGFIVNNDILSEIGAEAPKSWADLTNPVFKDEIMMSSPAVSGTNYAAVAALLQTMGEDKGWEYLAQLNNNIPFYTKRGSDPSTRVAAGEAAVGITYIDNTLDDILADGTLSIVYPEEGMPYIPDGVAAFAGADDVEDSKLFIEWLFSSDENLKELADIDKKTTMLLALPDVSGLTLDFDTSQLMDEDLTKFGSAREATLAKWDEVTSGKEIVSNS from the coding sequence ATGACTAGACAGATCTCAAGAAGGGACTTCCTGCGTCTCATGGCCGCGGCCGCCGGTACGGGGGCGCTCGGCCTCACCGCGTGCGGCGGCTCGGGCACCCAGGCCGCGACCACGGCTGCCGCCACGGGTGCGGCCCTCACGTCCACCTCGGGCAAGACGCTCAAGGCCCTGTGCACGAACGAGTCCTACAAGACCCTGTTCGACAAGTTCACCGCCGAGGTCGGCGCTCCCGTCGAGTTCGTGTCGATGTCGTCGGGCGAGGTCCTCTCCAAGCTCAAGGCCGAGGGCGGCAAGCCCGCGGCCGACCTGTGGTTTGGCGGCGGCATCGACTCGTTCATGAGCGCCGCTGACTCGGGGCTTCTCGAGAAGGTCGACTTCGACCGCGCCTCGTCGTTCGCCGACGGCTTCAAGAGCCCGGACAACTACTGGTTCTCCAAGGGCGCCACGGTCGTGGGCTTCATCGTCAACAACGACATCCTGTCCGAGATCGGCGCCGAGGCCCCCAAGAGCTGGGCGGACCTCACCAACCCCGTCTTCAAGGACGAGATCATGATGTCGAGCCCGGCCGTCTCCGGCACGAACTACGCCGCCGTGGCCGCGCTGCTGCAGACGATGGGCGAGGACAAGGGCTGGGAGTACCTCGCGCAGCTCAACAACAACATCCCGTTCTACACCAAGCGCGGCAGCGACCCCTCGACGCGCGTCGCCGCCGGCGAGGCCGCCGTGGGCATCACCTACATCGACAACACGCTCGATGACATCCTGGCAGACGGCACGCTGAGCATCGTCTATCCCGAGGAGGGCATGCCCTACATCCCCGACGGCGTGGCCGCCTTCGCCGGTGCCGACGACGTGGAAGACTCCAAGCTCTTCATCGAGTGGCTCTTCTCGAGCGACGAGAACCTCAAGGAGCTTGCCGACATCGACAAGAAGACGACGATGCTGCTCGCCCTGCCCGACGTCTCTGGCCTGACGCTTGACTTCGACACCTCGCAGCTCATGGACGAGGACCTCACGAAGTTTGGTAGCGCCCGCGAGGCGACGCTCGCCAAGTGGGACGAGGTCACGAGCGGCAAGGAGATCGTCTCCAACTCGTAG
- the selD gene encoding selenide, water dikinase SelD has translation MTGVRLTELVEAAGCAAKLAPGYLSQVLADLPRLEDSRLLVGFDASDDAYVYDLGDGRGLVGTTDFFPPMVDDPYLFGQVAAANALSDVWAMGGRPVLALNLLCFPNCLGLEVAGQILAGGADKCREAGVIVAGGHSINDHEPKFGLAVTGFVEIDHMLTNGGARPRDALILTKALGTGVLTTAHKAELLDDAGVKVATDSMITLNKYGAEALRGLHAHAATDVTGFSLMGHGCEMAEASGVTLEVHAPDVPVMARAREMAAMGLIPAGAYRNRDFFGPRVDVAPDVPLDLSDVLFDPQTSGGLLVALPAAEADEYVGRLRELGQPATVVGQAVPRAGHSVRVTM, from the coding sequence ATGACGGGCGTCAGGCTCACGGAGCTCGTGGAAGCGGCCGGGTGCGCGGCGAAGCTCGCGCCGGGCTACCTCTCGCAGGTGCTCGCCGACCTGCCGCGCCTTGAGGACTCGCGCCTGCTCGTGGGCTTCGACGCCTCGGACGACGCCTACGTCTACGACCTGGGGGACGGTCGCGGCCTTGTGGGGACCACGGACTTCTTCCCGCCCATGGTGGACGACCCGTACCTGTTTGGCCAGGTTGCGGCCGCCAACGCCCTCTCGGACGTCTGGGCCATGGGCGGGCGTCCCGTGCTCGCGCTCAACCTGCTGTGCTTTCCCAACTGCCTGGGCCTGGAGGTGGCCGGCCAGATCCTGGCCGGAGGCGCTGACAAGTGTCGCGAGGCGGGCGTCATCGTGGCCGGCGGCCATTCCATCAACGATCACGAGCCCAAGTTCGGCCTGGCCGTCACGGGCTTCGTGGAGATCGACCACATGCTCACCAACGGTGGCGCGCGTCCCAGAGACGCGCTCATACTCACGAAGGCGCTCGGCACGGGCGTCCTCACGACGGCCCACAAGGCCGAGCTGCTCGACGACGCCGGCGTGAAGGTCGCCACGGACTCGATGATCACGCTCAACAAGTACGGCGCCGAGGCGCTGCGCGGCTTGCACGCCCACGCCGCCACCGACGTCACGGGCTTCTCGCTCATGGGCCACGGCTGCGAGATGGCCGAGGCAAGCGGCGTCACGCTCGAGGTCCACGCGCCCGACGTGCCCGTCATGGCCCGCGCCCGCGAGATGGCGGCCATGGGCCTCATCCCGGCCGGCGCCTACCGCAACCGCGACTTCTTTGGCCCGCGCGTGGACGTGGCGCCCGACGTGCCGCTCGACCTGTCCGACGTGCTCTTTGATCCGCAGACTTCCGGCGGCCTTCTCGTGGCCCTGCCGGCGGCCGAGGCTGATGAGTACGTTGGCCGCCTGCGCGAGTTGGGCCAGCCCGCCACCGTGGTTGGCCAGGCGGTGCCTCGCGCAGGGCACTCCGTGCGCGTGACGATGTAA
- the yedF gene encoding sulfurtransferase-like selenium metabolism protein YedF, with protein MSENKLVIDARGDACPIPVVKTLKALGALAGPGEVETIVDNKVAVENLTRMASSKGCASAAEQTAEKEWHVTTTASKAVAVAAGEPEAATCEVPAAKRNVTVQISAETMGTGDDLLGKKLMKAFIFSLTQLEELPQTILFYNGGAHLTCEGSDSLEDLKNLADAGVEILTCGTCTDFYGITDKLAVGEVTNMYVIAERLSGASVVVRP; from the coding sequence ATGTCCGAGAACAAGCTCGTCATCGACGCGCGCGGCGACGCGTGCCCCATCCCCGTCGTGAAGACACTCAAGGCGCTGGGCGCGCTTGCGGGCCCCGGCGAGGTCGAGACGATCGTTGACAACAAGGTGGCCGTCGAGAACCTCACGCGCATGGCCTCCTCCAAGGGCTGCGCGAGCGCGGCCGAGCAGACGGCCGAGAAGGAGTGGCACGTCACGACGACGGCGTCTAAGGCCGTCGCGGTTGCCGCCGGCGAGCCCGAGGCCGCCACGTGCGAGGTTCCGGCCGCCAAGAGAAACGTCACGGTGCAGATCAGCGCCGAGACCATGGGCACGGGTGACGACCTCCTGGGCAAGAAGCTCATGAAGGCGTTCATCTTCTCGCTTACGCAGCTCGAGGAGCTGCCGCAGACCATCCTGTTCTACAACGGCGGCGCGCACCTCACCTGCGAGGGCTCCGACTCGCTCGAGGACCTGAAGAACCTCGCGGACGCCGGTGTGGAGATCCTCACCTGCGGCACGTGCACGGACTTCTACGGCATCACCGACAAGCTCGCCGTGGGCGAGGTCACGAACATGTACGTCATCGCCGAGAGGCTCTCGGGCGCCTCGGTCGTCGTGAGGCCGTAG
- a CDS encoding DUF3343 domain-containing protein, giving the protein MRRPALVLTFPTTAAAMACEELCRHAGLPGRMIPVPGQISAGCGLAWKAAPQDQDALVSALAEAGVAVEGADVIEMLEFVR; this is encoded by the coding sequence GTGCGCAGGCCCGCGCTCGTGCTCACGTTCCCCACGACGGCCGCGGCCATGGCATGCGAGGAGCTGTGCAGGCACGCAGGGCTGCCAGGGCGCATGATTCCCGTGCCCGGGCAGATCAGCGCCGGCTGCGGGCTGGCCTGGAAGGCGGCGCCGCAGGACCAAGACGCGCTCGTCTCGGCCCTGGCCGAGGCTGGCGTTGCGGTCGAGGGCGCCGACGTCATCGAGATGCTCGAGTTCGTAAGGTGA